One [Clostridium] saccharolyticum WM1 DNA segment encodes these proteins:
- a CDS encoding heparinase II/III domain-containing protein, whose protein sequence is MITEYANNRKKPLSCFPPFPQASDRNAWNSLPEDFRSRLIKSGEDFLNFSYPSLTAVDYMEFTRNGNRSRFQEKLFLRRTVLNALVLAECAEYKGRFLDDIINGLYLICEENAWQLPAHNSYIRDTVPFILPDVTRPVIDLFAAETASVLAIAEYLLRQELHSVTPFLSKMIDKNLNERIFTPYLKEHFWWMGDGTSHMNNWTVWCTQNILLSAFTRELPHPQREDILIKACKSIDYFLAEYGEDGCCDEGAQYYRHAGLCLFNCLEVLNGISDNAFLPVYEIRKIKNIASYILTAHIDDGYYVNFADCSPIAGRCGAREFLFGKRTNNEALMSFAAWDYQNSEDPLTLDEHNLFYRLQTVFTHREMVDFAKSPIVHKDFWYESVGLFMARDEQLYLAVKAGDNDDSHNHNDTGSFTIYKDGKPMFIDVGVETYTKKTFSKDRYDIWTMQSRYHNLPTFYDGENQILQREGAEYRAENVDHQLGTSECGISMDIAAAYPDERIRSYTRNAVLKKGNGITISDHYEGTLPSPVLSLMFYEEPFVSGTTVQVGSLGSFHIEGASNIQKEVIPITDERLKLSWKHDVYRLLVTMEDKNLTLRIR, encoded by the coding sequence ATGATCACAGAATATGCAAATAACAGAAAGAAACCATTGTCCTGCTTTCCCCCCTTTCCCCAGGCCTCAGACCGTAATGCCTGGAATTCTTTACCGGAGGATTTTAGAAGCCGCCTTATAAAAAGCGGGGAAGACTTTTTAAATTTCAGCTATCCTTCCTTAACTGCCGTTGATTATATGGAATTTACAAGAAACGGGAACAGAAGCCGTTTTCAGGAAAAGCTGTTTTTAAGAAGGACCGTTCTTAATGCTCTGGTTCTGGCTGAATGTGCAGAATACAAGGGGCGTTTTCTTGATGACATCATCAACGGGCTTTATTTAATCTGCGAGGAGAATGCCTGGCAGCTTCCTGCCCACAATTCCTATATCCGGGATACAGTCCCTTTCATCCTTCCCGATGTCACCCGCCCTGTGATTGATTTATTTGCAGCAGAGACCGCCTCCGTGCTGGCCATTGCAGAATATCTTTTAAGGCAGGAGCTTCATTCTGTCACGCCCTTCCTTTCAAAAATGATTGATAAAAATCTCAATGAACGGATATTCACTCCTTATCTAAAGGAGCACTTCTGGTGGATGGGCGACGGAACCAGTCATATGAATAACTGGACGGTCTGGTGTACCCAGAATATACTTCTCTCCGCCTTTACAAGAGAGCTCCCTCACCCCCAAAGGGAGGACATTCTGATAAAAGCGTGTAAAAGCATTGATTATTTTCTGGCGGAATATGGAGAAGACGGATGCTGCGATGAAGGTGCCCAGTATTACCGTCACGCAGGGCTTTGCCTGTTTAACTGTCTGGAGGTTCTAAACGGGATTTCAGACAATGCCTTTCTGCCTGTATATGAAATAAGGAAAATCAAAAATATTGCTTCTTATATCCTGACCGCCCACATTGATGACGGATATTATGTGAATTTCGCCGACTGCTCACCCATTGCGGGCCGGTGCGGAGCCAGGGAGTTCCTCTTTGGAAAGAGAACAAATAATGAAGCGCTTATGTCCTTTGCAGCATGGGATTACCAAAACAGTGAAGATCCTTTGACATTAGACGAACACAACCTGTTTTACCGTTTGCAGACAGTCTTTACCCACAGGGAAATGGTGGATTTTGCCAAATCTCCCATTGTACATAAGGATTTCTGGTATGAGAGTGTGGGGCTTTTCATGGCAAGGGATGAACAGCTTTATCTGGCTGTAAAGGCCGGAGATAATGACGACAGTCATAATCACAACGATACGGGTAGCTTTACCATTTATAAGGACGGAAAACCCATGTTTATAGACGTAGGCGTGGAAACTTATACAAAGAAAACCTTTTCCAAAGACCGCTATGACATCTGGACTATGCAGTCCCGCTATCATAACCTTCCTACCTTTTATGACGGGGAAAACCAGATCCTGCAAAGGGAGGGGGCAGAATACCGGGCGGAAAACGTAGACCATCAATTAGGAACCTCTGAATGCGGTATCTCCATGGATATAGCGGCCGCCTACCCGGATGAAAGGATCCGATCCTATACCAGAAATGCGGTACTAAAAAAGGGAAATGGAATCACCATTTCCGATCATTACGAAGGAACCCTTCCAAGCCCGGTATTGTCCCTGATGTTCTATGAAGAGCCATTTGTAAGCGGAACCACTGTTCAGGTAGGCAGTTTAGGAAGCTTCCATATTGAAGGTGCATCTAATATACAGAAAGAGGTGATCCCCATCACTGATGAGCGTCTGAAACTCTCATGGAAGCATGATGTATACCGGCTGCTGGTTACTATGGAGGATAAGAATCTTACTTTAAGGATCCGGTAA
- a CDS encoding response regulator transcription factor: MRNVLIVDDDTIVRITLRSLINWEEKGYHIAADAIHGRQALDFIKDHPVDLVITDMKMPVMDGIGLLEELNRFKDMPAVLVLSGYDDFKLVRDAFRLGASDYLLKAGLTEETLVSMLKRMDEEVFQDQQGETGEEKKPVTAIPDSSLLGDMALGKRSLDESFFQQEYLVIQFEIEDFHKVSARFGEDFEEELIKPMIELAGQIPRVASRCIFGAVGPSRYVMLYRITDPGQYMDNSVSACRQLCNVWKHFMNLSVSVGISSPGNGSKDFLTRFEEAGERLRLKYLKGKAKICDPWEKDVVSFEEVRQTGLEYARLLKGLMVGDELSVWSEKKRLFSDLYKMELKAAKDVCLCIICNMAWQLSDNHDDITALFVEEINYYVKIGRLDGMRSLELWLNNFFRWIMDYNAHQTDRRQADMMIRAKRFIMDNYANPELTLGSVAGFVGLNEKYFSTRFTKEEGMTFSNYLTEVRIRKAGELMETTDLKIYEISQSVGYNSVEHFTRVFKKLCGVSPGGYRK; encoded by the coding sequence ATGAGAAATGTCCTGATCGTGGATGACGATACCATTGTCCGGATTACCCTGCGTTCTCTGATCAACTGGGAAGAGAAGGGGTATCATATTGCCGCCGATGCCATTCATGGCCGTCAGGCATTGGATTTTATAAAGGATCACCCGGTGGATCTTGTGATCACCGATATGAAGATGCCGGTCATGGATGGAATTGGCCTTTTGGAGGAATTGAACCGTTTCAAAGACATGCCAGCCGTGCTGGTTTTAAGCGGCTATGACGATTTCAAGCTGGTTCGTGATGCGTTCCGGCTGGGAGCCAGTGATTACCTTTTAAAAGCCGGATTAACAGAGGAAACCCTTGTATCCATGCTGAAACGTATGGATGAGGAGGTCTTTCAAGATCAACAGGGCGAAACTGGAGAAGAGAAGAAGCCGGTGACAGCAATCCCGGATTCCTCCCTTCTTGGGGACATGGCATTGGGAAAACGGTCCCTTGACGAATCCTTTTTTCAGCAGGAATATCTGGTGATACAATTTGAAATAGAGGATTTTCATAAGGTGTCTGCACGGTTTGGAGAGGATTTTGAAGAAGAACTGATAAAACCCATGATAGAACTGGCCGGCCAGATCCCCAGGGTGGCGTCCCGGTGCATTTTTGGGGCAGTGGGGCCCTCCCGTTATGTCATGCTGTACCGGATAACAGATCCGGGACAGTATATGGATAATTCGGTTTCTGCCTGCAGACAGCTATGCAATGTGTGGAAGCATTTTATGAACCTTTCTGTGTCCGTGGGAATCAGCAGTCCGGGAAATGGATCCAAAGATTTTTTGACCCGGTTTGAAGAGGCAGGGGAGCGGTTAAGGCTCAAGTACTTAAAAGGAAAAGCAAAGATTTGCGATCCTTGGGAAAAGGATGTGGTTTCCTTTGAAGAGGTCCGGCAGACCGGACTGGAGTATGCGCGGCTTTTAAAGGGACTGATGGTAGGAGATGAGCTGTCTGTTTGGTCGGAAAAGAAACGGCTCTTTTCAGACCTTTATAAAATGGAGCTAAAGGCGGCGAAAGATGTTTGCCTTTGTATCATCTGCAATATGGCCTGGCAGCTTTCCGATAATCATGATGATATTACCGCCCTTTTTGTGGAGGAGATCAATTATTATGTGAAAATCGGCCGTTTGGATGGAATGAGAAGCCTGGAGCTATGGCTGAATAATTTTTTCCGATGGATCATGGATTATAATGCCCACCAGACGGACCGAAGGCAGGCGGATATGATGATCCGGGCAAAGAGATTCATTATGGACAATTATGCCAATCCGGAGCTGACACTGGGAAGTGTGGCGGGTTTTGTAGGACTGAATGAAAAATATTTCAGTACCAGATTTACAAAAGAGGAGGGAATGACCTTCAGCAATTATTTGACTGAGGTCCGCATACGGAAGGCAGGGGAGCTGATGGAGACAACAGATTTAAAAATATATGAAATCAGCCAAAGCGTAGGCTATAACAGCGTAGAGCATTTTACCAGAGTGTTTAAAAAGCTGTGCGGAGTGAGTCCGGGAGGGTACCGGAAATAA
- a CDS encoding carbohydrate ABC transporter permease, whose protein sequence is MKTRTMEQSFKQIICIGMVLVVLAPIALTLFAAFKTKADMVNTSPLLLPPMDRITFTNFKKVLGDKYLFIGFKNTGIILAVSILFNVLFGTITAFILERFEFKLKKVIMGLFFLGMLIPSFVTEIARFKIINGIGLYNTLGAPMVIYVASDLMQLYIYRQFISTLPVSLDESALLDGCSYFGLFTKIVFPLLAPATATVVIIKAITIINDMYIPYLYMPKNRLRTLTTFLMNYANAQQGSWQKLAAGIIIIMLPTILIYIFFQKYILAGIAAGAVKE, encoded by the coding sequence ATGAAAACACGTACAATGGAACAAAGTTTCAAACAGATCATCTGCATAGGCATGGTTCTGGTCGTTCTTGCGCCCATTGCACTGACTTTGTTTGCAGCTTTTAAGACAAAGGCAGATATGGTAAATACATCCCCCCTGCTTCTGCCGCCGATGGATAGAATCACATTTACAAACTTTAAAAAGGTATTAGGAGATAAGTATCTGTTCATCGGCTTTAAGAATACGGGCATCATACTGGCAGTCAGCATTTTGTTTAATGTGCTGTTTGGCACCATTACTGCGTTTATATTGGAGCGTTTTGAGTTTAAGCTTAAAAAGGTGATTATGGGCCTTTTTTTCTTAGGCATGCTGATCCCCAGCTTTGTTACGGAAATTGCCAGATTTAAGATTATTAACGGCATCGGGCTTTACAATACCCTGGGTGCACCAATGGTAATCTATGTGGCGTCAGACTTAATGCAGCTTTACATCTACCGGCAGTTCATCTCGACCCTTCCGGTGTCCCTTGATGAAAGCGCTCTTTTGGACGGCTGTTCCTATTTCGGCCTGTTTACTAAGATTGTTTTCCCCCTGTTAGCACCTGCCACAGCTACGGTGGTGATCATCAAGGCCATTACCATCATCAATGACATGTACATTCCATACCTGTATATGCCTAAGAACCGGCTTCGGACCCTGACCACTTTTCTCATGAATTACGCCAATGCCCAGCAGGGTTCCTGGCAGAAGCTGGCGGCTGGTATCATTATCATCATGCTGCCCACCATCCTGATTTATATCTTTTTCCAGAAATACATTCTTGCAGGAATCGCTGCGGGAGCGGTAAAGGAATAA
- a CDS encoding DUF6232 family protein, whose translation MANQSNIKFLDSTITIEENTFRWENHMIKTADISQIWMGSCPHKSFPVQFVLLLLLIALSGNSPANIIGILVAVVLYPAAWLYWDRKQTRFKGINVEINSGKTYSFICNNEEFTREAYDLISGLISKNNYASKFQISFLGDGKLIDNSEPEKESFSGSQIMNIMASGINEPIIRELQKLYAHYTENNEINNEILILIEKTIHSLNANDKIEVTKSLSNFITMGLIKDCNELGLNALINEIKANIY comes from the coding sequence ATGGCAAATCAATCGAATATAAAATTTTTAGATTCTACCATAACTATTGAAGAAAATACGTTTAGATGGGAAAATCATATGATAAAAACCGCAGATATTTCTCAAATATGGATGGGAAGCTGTCCCCATAAATCATTTCCAGTCCAATTCGTACTGCTTTTATTACTCATAGCATTGTCTGGTAACAGCCCTGCAAATATCATTGGCATTCTGGTGGCTGTAGTTCTGTATCCTGCTGCATGGCTGTACTGGGATCGGAAGCAAACCAGATTTAAGGGGATCAATGTAGAAATCAACTCAGGTAAAACCTATTCTTTTATTTGCAATAACGAAGAATTTACCCGTGAGGCCTACGACCTGATCAGCGGCCTTATTTCAAAAAACAACTATGCTTCCAAATTTCAAATCAGCTTTCTTGGAGATGGAAAGCTGATTGACAACTCCGAACCAGAAAAGGAATCTTTTTCCGGCAGCCAAATAATGAATATCATGGCAAGCGGAATCAATGAACCAATTATCAGAGAACTGCAAAAACTATATGCTCATTATACTGAAAATAATGAAATAAATAATGAAATTTTGATTTTGATCGAAAAAACGATTCATTCATTAAATGCAAATGATAAGATAGAGGTAACAAAATCCTTAAGTAATTTTATTACTATGGGACTAATTAAGGATTGCAATGAATTAGGGCTAAATGCTTTGATTAATGAAATAAAAGCGAATATTTATTGA
- a CDS encoding carbohydrate ABC transporter permease, producing MNSLEKQKKRFIVCSLAVPMALLIGFVVFPAFDLIRMSFTNWDGYSKTYDAIGFDNYTAMFRNRDLWLSLRNNAVYFFGHLIFIPIELMFAVLLTSRLRAAKFYKTMVFMPYIINGVAISYAFSYFFSPINGAFDEILTVFHLENLIRNWLSDPKIVNFVLTVVSLWRFSGYHVILFMAALQSLPQDVQEAARVDGANAWQMFRYIQIPAIMLMVDFVLFDNIRGALQVFDIPYVMTSGGPGYASSTFTLYTIDTAFKYSNFGLASTMAVAIMIMIVVIYLIQNKIIHGIILKGGRK from the coding sequence ATGAATTCACTGGAAAAACAGAAAAAAAGGTTTATTGTATGTTCCCTCGCCGTTCCCATGGCTTTGCTTATTGGATTTGTGGTGTTTCCGGCTTTTGACCTGATCCGCATGAGCTTTACAAACTGGGATGGATATTCCAAGACCTACGATGCCATTGGTTTTGACAATTACACTGCTATGTTCCGCAACAGGGACTTATGGCTGTCCCTTAGAAACAATGCGGTATATTTTTTCGGACATCTGATCTTCATACCTATTGAACTGATGTTTGCTGTTCTTTTGACCTCCAGGCTCAGGGCGGCAAAATTTTATAAAACCATGGTTTTTATGCCATATATCATCAATGGAGTTGCCATTTCCTACGCCTTTTCCTATTTCTTTTCCCCTATTAACGGAGCATTTGATGAGATCCTGACTGTATTCCATCTGGAAAATCTCATCAGGAACTGGCTGTCAGATCCTAAAATCGTCAATTTTGTCCTGACCGTTGTTTCATTATGGAGGTTTTCCGGGTACCATGTGATCCTATTTATGGCGGCCCTACAGTCTCTTCCCCAGGATGTGCAGGAAGCGGCCAGAGTGGATGGGGCCAATGCATGGCAGATGTTCCGGTACATCCAGATTCCTGCCATTATGCTCATGGTGGATTTTGTCCTTTTCGATAACATCCGGGGCGCCCTTCAGGTATTTGATATCCCTTATGTTATGACCAGCGGAGGACCGGGCTATGCCTCCTCCACCTTTACGCTTTATACCATTGATACGGCCTTTAAATACAGCAACTTTGGTCTTGCTTCCACCATGGCGGTAGCTATCATGATTATGATCGTGGTTATTTATCTGATTCAGAACAAGATCATTCACGGAATCATTCTGAAAGGGGGAAGAAAATAA
- a CDS encoding sensor histidine kinase: MWMNKKQNLKASYYNSFFALIVIPILFIILLSILIIRTMMVDSAVSNIRRAQDNIASALGGEVKDVSLRLSHFVYVNDNEIIKNAAKTSTKDVAEKYRYTKILTESFHYAMVPVQDILSAVFYMKDGDHTYMKDDITLDIGELKASDWYQEALAEPNVVKVGFYDRSVTNSRKNAYTLTIAAGLSPGMNVDRDGVIEMAALFTSSQTGRMIKDYNKEQVLGSTMITDQSGNVIFDAEGTMDLLPGYISLNQREFQYRTNGIPYMGVVTEEPVTGLRIISVVAYETLTRKFNRTAAVIVAVTLILFALFYRFSSYFLKSIIDPIHFTVEGMKRVEEGDLLVHVEPKGQPELRLMIHSFNRMTRRLKHLMQENEEQQQKKHEAEIRALQSQINPHFLVNSLNSIRFIAQMSKYESIARMAEALIKILSCSFRSNGGFYTFKEELEILDGYIYLMKIRYSDGFEINYDIEEGCRSCLVPRLILQPVVENSIVHGFSGLMDEMGKLWLTAHEEDGLLSIEIRDNGKGMSEEEIRRIMKGEGKWEGQKDHVSIGITNVKTRLALNYGQSCYFEMESVEGRFTKTSIRIPIRRKEPENQ; encoded by the coding sequence ATGTGGATGAATAAAAAGCAGAATTTAAAGGCTTCTTATTATAACAGCTTTTTCGCCCTTATTGTCATCCCCATTCTTTTTATAATCTTACTGTCCATCCTTATTATCCGTACCATGATGGTGGATTCCGCAGTTTCCAACATCCGGCGTGCCCAGGATAACATTGCATCGGCTCTGGGAGGTGAAGTGAAGGATGTATCCCTCCGTTTATCCCATTTCGTATATGTCAACGACAATGAAATCATTAAAAATGCAGCAAAAACCAGTACAAAAGATGTGGCTGAAAAATACCGTTATACCAAAATCCTGACCGAATCCTTTCATTATGCCATGGTTCCGGTGCAGGACATCCTGTCTGCCGTGTTTTATATGAAAGACGGGGATCATACCTATATGAAGGATGATATTACTCTTGACATAGGGGAATTAAAAGCCTCTGACTGGTATCAGGAGGCCCTGGCAGAGCCTAACGTGGTAAAGGTGGGTTTTTATGACCGGAGTGTGACCAATTCCAGAAAAAATGCTTATACTCTGACCATTGCCGCAGGTTTATCCCCTGGAATGAATGTGGACAGGGACGGGGTCATAGAGATGGCAGCGCTGTTTACCTCTTCCCAGACCGGACGGATGATCAAGGATTATAATAAGGAGCAGGTTTTGGGGTCCACCATGATCACGGATCAGTCAGGAAACGTTATTTTTGATGCGGAAGGCACCATGGACCTTTTGCCCGGGTACATTTCCCTGAATCAGCGGGAGTTTCAGTACCGGACAAATGGCATACCCTATATGGGAGTGGTGACCGAAGAGCCGGTGACAGGCCTTAGGATTATCAGTGTGGTTGCATATGAAACCCTGACAAGAAAATTTAACCGGACGGCAGCTGTCATTGTGGCGGTTACCCTCATCCTGTTTGCTCTGTTTTACCGTTTCTCCAGCTATTTCTTAAAAAGCATCATTGACCCCATCCATTTTACGGTGGAAGGCATGAAACGGGTGGAAGAGGGAGATCTTTTGGTTCATGTGGAGCCAAAAGGTCAGCCGGAGCTGCGCCTGATGATCCATTCCTTTAACCGAATGACAAGACGGCTGAAACATTTGATGCAGGAAAATGAGGAACAGCAGCAGAAAAAACACGAAGCGGAAATCAGGGCGCTGCAGTCTCAGATCAATCCTCATTTTCTGGTGAACTCCTTAAATTCTATCCGGTTTATTGCCCAAATGTCAAAATACGAGTCCATTGCCCGTATGGCAGAGGCGCTCATTAAAATATTGTCCTGTTCCTTTCGCAGCAATGGGGGATTTTATACCTTCAAAGAAGAACTGGAGATCCTGGACGGTTATATTTATCTGATGAAAATCCGTTATTCTGACGGATTTGAGATAAACTATGACATAGAAGAAGGCTGCCGTTCCTGTTTGGTTCCCCGTCTTATTCTGCAGCCGGTGGTGGAAAATTCCATAGTCCATGGTTTCAGCGGCCTGATGGATGAAATGGGTAAGCTGTGGCTGACGGCCCATGAGGAGGATGGGTTACTCTCTATTGAGATCCGGGATAACGGAAAAGGGATGTCAGAAGAAGAGATACGCAGAATTATGAAGGGAGAGGGGAAATGGGAAGGGCAAAAGGATCATGTGAGCATAGGGATTACCAATGTGAAGACCAGGCTGGCCCTAAATTATGGACAAAGCTGTTATTTTGAGATGGAAAGCGTCGAGGGACGGTTCACCAAAACTTCCATCCGTATTCCCATAAGAAGAAAGGAGCCAGAAAACCAATGA
- a CDS encoding ABC transporter substrate-binding protein produces the protein MRKRVLALGLCAAMAMGTMAGCSPSKGTAETQKEETTAKGQEETSAEAGKTKAAEDLEGSLVFAIWDNNLMDYIDENDMVGKFQEKYPNAEIEVEKIKDDSEYWNSMKMRTSANQLPDVMFNKPFTLSRFKDYLVDLSDLEASKNNELAAGYAMDGKVLGIPMTAGYEYVYYWKDMFKEAGVEVPTTWEDFEKAAQTLQDYYGKKDPDFMAIALGAKDEWPDYPYMEFMPALQGGNGQNWNDMAKTDAPFADGTDISKAYHKVYRLFSKNVFGKDPLGMGNDQVTSLFAQKKAAIIALGDWGLQNIQSGTDDASELGTFYLPVRDSKDDPFRVIVQGDSFMGVTTHSKNPELAKAFVEWFYSEDWYPGYINYVTSASSMKNFPKEKDPILAQSDEQQPDKELVMYDGGGDDFQAIQNEIAFDYKKLGAQMFTKGFDLKAELDGLNTKWAQARTKLGIK, from the coding sequence ATGAGAAAACGAGTGTTGGCTTTGGGACTTTGTGCAGCAATGGCAATGGGAACTATGGCCGGTTGCTCCCCGTCAAAGGGAACAGCAGAAACCCAAAAGGAAGAAACTACGGCGAAAGGCCAGGAAGAAACTTCTGCTGAAGCCGGAAAAACAAAGGCAGCGGAAGACCTGGAAGGAAGTCTGGTATTTGCTATCTGGGATAATAACCTGATGGATTATATTGATGAAAATGATATGGTTGGGAAATTCCAGGAGAAATATCCCAATGCGGAAATTGAAGTAGAAAAGATCAAGGATGATTCAGAATACTGGAATTCCATGAAGATGAGGACATCGGCAAACCAGCTTCCGGATGTCATGTTTAATAAACCATTTACTTTATCCAGGTTTAAGGACTATCTGGTGGATTTATCCGATCTGGAAGCGTCAAAAAACAATGAGCTTGCTGCCGGATATGCAATGGATGGGAAGGTTCTGGGAATTCCCATGACAGCGGGTTATGAATATGTTTATTACTGGAAAGATATGTTTAAGGAAGCTGGCGTTGAGGTTCCCACAACCTGGGAGGACTTTGAAAAGGCAGCACAGACCCTTCAGGATTATTATGGGAAAAAAGACCCGGATTTCATGGCAATTGCGCTGGGAGCTAAAGACGAATGGCCGGATTATCCCTACATGGAATTCATGCCGGCACTTCAGGGCGGCAATGGACAGAACTGGAACGACATGGCAAAGACTGACGCACCTTTTGCAGATGGAACGGACATCAGCAAGGCGTATCATAAGGTATACCGTTTGTTCAGCAAGAATGTGTTCGGCAAAGATCCTCTGGGCATGGGAAATGACCAGGTAACCTCCCTGTTTGCCCAGAAAAAGGCAGCCATCATTGCTCTGGGTGACTGGGGTCTGCAGAATATTCAGAGCGGTACGGACGATGCTTCTGAGCTGGGTACCTTCTATCTTCCGGTAAGAGATTCCAAAGATGATCCTTTCCGCGTCATTGTACAGGGGGATTCTTTTATGGGAGTGACCACCCACAGCAAAAATCCGGAGTTGGCAAAGGCTTTCGTAGAATGGTTCTACAGCGAAGACTGGTATCCAGGATACATCAACTATGTGACCAGTGCCTCCTCCATGAAGAACTTCCCAAAGGAGAAGGATCCTATTCTGGCCCAGTCAGATGAGCAGCAGCCGGATAAGGAACTGGTTATGTATGACGGCGGCGGAGACGATTTCCAGGCAATCCAGAACGAAATCGCATTTGATTATAAGAAGCTTGGGGCTCAGATGTTTACCAAAGGCTTTGATCTTAAGGCGGAACTGGATGGGCTCAATACAAAATGGGCACAGGCCAGAACAAAGCTGGGTATTAAATAA
- a CDS encoding DUF4489 domain-containing protein, translating to MYNRLFCMSCLPYYSYRSAASRNPQSVQFGQPIQPTQPTQPTQLTHSQSLDNSPYVQEQQKSSCDLPPANEVLIKSSAMGGIILPEFTDKNATYNVASLNLDTYSYRDFFIHFNFTCNIVTTGSRMHLRFQLFKQGKDTTVQTPVSSSQVYSRYEVSGESNTFSFIAYDRDSMGCRCCNYSVFVQIMGFETMGTITITNPVLIASIIENNSEIV from the coding sequence ATGTATAACCGCTTATTTTGTATGTCATGCCTTCCATATTATTCCTATCGCAGTGCAGCCAGCAGGAATCCACAGTCTGTCCAGTTTGGCCAGCCTATCCAGCCTACCCAGCCTACCCAACCTACCCAGCTTACACATTCCCAAAGCCTTGACAACAGTCCGTATGTACAAGAACAACAGAAGAGTTCCTGTGATCTCCCTCCCGCTAATGAGGTTTTAATAAAGAGTTCTGCTATGGGAGGAATCATTTTACCTGAATTTACAGACAAAAATGCTACCTATAACGTAGCATCTCTTAATTTGGATACCTACAGCTACAGGGATTTTTTCATTCATTTTAATTTTACCTGTAATATCGTTACTACCGGTTCCCGTATGCATCTTAGGTTTCAGCTGTTTAAACAAGGAAAAGATACGACAGTGCAGACTCCTGTCAGTTCAAGTCAGGTCTACAGCAGATATGAGGTCAGCGGGGAATCAAATACCTTTTCTTTCATAGCCTATGATCGTGACTCCATGGGATGCAGATGCTGCAATTACAGCGTATTTGTACAAATTATGGGCTTTGAAACCATGGGTACCATTACGATTACAAATCCAGTTCTCATTGCATCTATTATAGAAAATAACAGTGAAATTGTTTAG
- a CDS encoding DUF4489 domain-containing protein — MNDLDMRICECDCDECEDCTCNCTCERPRKHLKPNRTILKCGSQGGVTLPVGTVAGAAFTLATVNVDSKNLKNPCIKFEFASNIVTTAAVITLNFQVFKQCKGMLTPIPVGPIWTFSRLVAITDGNTFSFFVCDCDMCNDDCCTYSVVATVAGVATVGVTAINNASLAAIIVDNDCF; from the coding sequence ATGAATGATCTTGATATGAGAATATGTGAATGCGATTGTGATGAATGTGAGGACTGTACGTGTAACTGCACTTGCGAACGGCCCAGAAAGCACTTAAAGCCTAATAGGACAATATTAAAATGCGGCAGCCAGGGCGGAGTAACCTTACCGGTAGGAACGGTTGCGGGCGCTGCCTTTACTTTGGCTACTGTAAACGTTGATTCAAAAAATTTAAAAAATCCATGTATCAAATTTGAATTTGCAAGTAATATCGTAACAACCGCTGCTGTTATCACCCTGAATTTCCAGGTATTCAAACAGTGCAAAGGCATGCTGACTCCTATTCCCGTAGGGCCAATCTGGACTTTCTCACGGCTTGTGGCTATTACTGATGGAAACACCTTCTCCTTCTTCGTTTGCGACTGTGATATGTGCAACGATGACTGCTGCACTTACAGCGTAGTTGCTACGGTTGCCGGCGTTGCTACAGTTGGCGTTACTGCTATTAACAATGCATCCCTTGCTGCAATCATTGTAGATAACGACTGCTTCTAA